In the genome of Epinephelus lanceolatus isolate andai-2023 chromosome 18, ASM4190304v1, whole genome shotgun sequence, one region contains:
- the LOC144458621 gene encoding hemoglobin subunit beta-2 produces the protein MVEWTDFERATIQDIFSRMEYEVVGPAALSRCLIVYPWTQRYFGNFGNLYNAAAIMGNPLIAKHGTTILHGLDRGVKNMDNIKATYAELSVLHSEKLHVDPDNFRLISDCLTIVIAAQMGKDFTGEVQAAFQKFIAVVVNALGRQYH, from the exons ATGGTTGAATGGACAGACTTCGAGCGCGCCACCATCCAGGACATCTTCAGCAGGATGGAGTATGAGGTCGTGGGACCTGCAGCTCTATCCAG GTGTCTGATCGTCTACCCCTGGACTCAGAGGTATTTCGGCAACTTTGGAAACCTCTACAACGCAGCTGCTATCATGGGGAATCCTCTGATTGCAAAACACGGAACAACTATCCTCCACGGTCTGGACCGGGGTGTGAAGAACATGGACAACATCAAGGCGACCTATGCCGAGCTGAGCGTGCTGCACTCCGAGAAACTGCACGTGGACCCCGACAATTTCAGG CTCATTTCCGACTGCCTGACCATTGTGATCGCTGCTCAGATGGGTAAAGACTTCACTGGTGAGGTCCAGGCAGCTTTCCAGAAGTTCATCGCAGTGGTGGTGAACGCCCTGGGAAGACAGTACCACTAG
- the LOC144458655 gene encoding hemoglobin embryonic subunit alpha-like: MTSLSAKDKDRVRTFWAKIAPKSEDIGADALARMLTVYPQTKTYFAHWKDQSPTSASAKKHGITVMNGIGDAVSKIDDLKGGLLTLSELHAFTLRVDPANFKIISHCILVVLAIMFPSDFTPEVHVSLDKFLASLAQALAEKYR, translated from the exons ATGACCAGTCTCTCTGCAAAGGACAAGGACAGAGTCAGAACCTTCTGGGCTAAGATAGCTCCGAAGTCTGAGGACATCGGGGCCGATGCTCTGGCCAG GATGCTGACGGTGTACCCGCAGACCAAGACTTACTTTGCTCACTGGAAGGACCAGAGCCCGACCTCTGCCTCTGCCAAGAAGCACGGAATTACTGTGATGAATGGGATTGGAGATGCTGTGAGCAAAATCGACGACCTGAAAGGAGGTCTTCTGACCCTCAGTGAGCTGCACGCCTTCACTCTGCGTGTGGACCCTGCCAACTTCAAG ATCATCTCCCACTGCATCCTTGTGGTCCTGGCCATCATGTTTCCCAGCGACTTCACCCCTGAGGTCCATGTGTCTCTGGACAAGTTCCTGGCTTCTCTGGCCCAGGCCCTGGCTGAGAAATACCGATAA
- the LOC117268575 gene encoding hemoglobin subunit alpha-2-like, whose amino-acid sequence MSLSAKDKDVVRAFWATVSGSSESIGAEAVCRMLTVYPQTKTYFSHWKDLSPTSASARNHGIIVMNGIGDAVTKIDNLVGGFLTLSELHAFTLRVDPANFKLLAHCILVAMALAYPDEFTPEVHVSMDKFLAAVARALSEKYR is encoded by the exons ATGAGTCTCAGTGCAAAGGACAAGGACGTGGTCAGAGCCTTCTGGGCTACAGTGAGTGGCAGCTCGGAAAGCATCGGCGCCGAAGCTGTATGCAG GATGCTGACGGTGTACCCGCAGACCAAGACTTACTTTTCTCACTGGAAGGACCTGAGCCCGACCTCTGCCTCTGCCAGGAATCACGGAATTATTGTGATGAATGGGATTGGAGATGCTGTGACCAAAATCGACAACCTGGTTGGGGGTTTTCTGACCCTCAGTGAGCTGCATGCCTTCACTCTGCGAGTGGACCCTGCCAACTTCAAG CTCCTCGCCCACTGCATCCTTGTGGCCATGGCCTTGGCGTACCCCGACGAATTCACCCCTGAGGTCCATGTGTCCATGGACAAGTTCCTGGCTGCCGTGGCCCGTGCCCTGTCTGAGAAATACCGATAA
- the LOC117268574 gene encoding hemoglobin subunit beta-2-like, whose amino-acid sequence MVEWTEKERATIQDIFSKMDYEAVGQATLCRCLIVYPWTQRYFGKFGNLYNAAAIMGNNEVAKHGTTILHGLDRAMKNMDNIKAAYTELSTLHSEKLHVDPDNFRLLSDCLAIVLAARMGKNFTAEIQATIQKFMSVVVSALGRQYH is encoded by the exons ATGGTCGAATGGACAGAAAAAGAGCGTGCCACCATCCAAGACATCTTCAGTAAGATGGACTATGAGGCCGTTGGCCAAGCAACTCTTTGCAG GTGTCTGATCGTCTACCCCTGGACTCAGAGGTATTTCGGCAAGTTTGGAAACCTCTACAACGCAGCCGCAATCATGGGAAATAATGAGGTTGCAAAACACGGAACAACTATCCTCCACGGTCTGGACCGGGCTATGAAGAACATGGACAACATCAAGGCGGCCTATACCGAGCTGAGCACGCTGCACTCCGAGAAACTGCACGTGGATCCCGACAATTTCAGG CTCCTCTCCGACTGCCTGGCCATTGTGCTCGCTGCTCGGATGGGCAAAAACTTCACTGCTGAAATCCAGGCCACTATCCAGAAGTTCATGTCCGTGGTGGTGTCCGCCCTGGGAAGGCAGTACCACTAG